The following are encoded in a window of Harmonia axyridis chromosome 7, icHarAxyr1.1, whole genome shotgun sequence genomic DNA:
- the LOC123684826 gene encoding helicase SRCAP-like, with product MKTAAFILLLGVSAALAGEKKTTKRGVFGESVALGVGSALGGGSILSTNSLDSHAILSSGLSSGLSLDGGLSSLSLGSGLSGLSGISGISGISGISGISGLSGLSGLSSGGILSTGGAAVISQPSITLGQNTHTTITRNVGVPIPQPYPVTVTRNVPVPVPHPVAVPVDRPYPVHIPRPYPVHVDRPVPYPVDKPVPYPVKVAVRVPVPHPVPVPVDRPYPVPVIKKVAVPVPHPVYIKKQVPVVVKTITEPLNYGW from the exons ATGAAAACCGCT gcCTTCATCCTACTGTTAGGCGTATCCGCCGCCCTTGCAGGAGAAAAGAAGACCACTAAACGTGGTGTCTTTGGAGAATCTGTAGCCTTGGGTGTAGGGAGCGCCTTAGGTGGAGGCAGTATTTTATCTACTAACTCTTTGGACTCTCATGCCATCCTATCGAGTGGACTCAGCTCTGGACTCAGTTTGGACGGAGGATTGAGCAGTTTGTCTCTTGGATCTGGTCTCTCTGGATTGTCTGGAATCTCTGGAATTTCTGGAATTTCTGGAATCTCTGGAATTTCTGGATTGTCAGGACTCTCTGGTCTATCAAGCGGTGGCATCTTGAGCACAGGAGGAGCAGCTGTCATCTCCCAACCTTCCATCACTTTGGGACAAAACACCCACACCACCATCACCAGAAATGTTGGTGTACCAATTCCTCAACCTTACCCAGTTACTGTCACCAGAAATGTCCCAGTACCAGTCCCACACCCAGTCGCTGTCCCAGTAGACCGTCCATACCCTGTCCACATCCCAAGACCATACCCTGTACATGTCGACAGGCCTGTTCCATACCCAGTTGACAAACCAGTGCCATACCCAGTCAAAGTAGCTGTCAGAGTACCAGTACCTCACCCAGTTCCAGTACCAGTAGACAGGCCATACCCAGTACCAGTCATCAAGAAGGTCGCCGTACCAGTACCCCATCCAGTCTACATCAAGAAACAAGTACCTGTAGTCGTTAAGACCATCACCGAACCTTTGAACTACGGATGGTGA